A genomic region of Manihot esculenta cultivar AM560-2 chromosome 15, M.esculenta_v8, whole genome shotgun sequence contains the following coding sequences:
- the LOC110602351 gene encoding RNA-binding protein 34 yields MGKKKPKDLEAASASQSDTAPPASDIFKSLFGDVEQNEAVSSIFSDSNPFKRKFQELGAELGNVKSGENPKINDTENSNLDVLKRNRLEEKQRNLDQVSIEEEAKDTPLVARKWKKLKIRNSDFGSVSEDGEENPSMGSGSSPENKNPSLVVEPKAELTHNEKSNNKRKKRKRDEVEREYEAQKYGVRPDDDANAVVVGEKRKKADNEADSLVSKDGEEFDDESKLLRTVFVGNLPLKIKKKALMKEFGQFGEIDSVRIRSVPIVDTKIPKKGAVILKKINDSADSVHAYIVFKTEQSAEASLAHNMALVGGHHIRVDRACPPRKKLKVEDTPLYDNKRTLFVGNLPFDVKDEEIYQLFSEIKDLESSIEAVRVVRDPHIGLGKGIAYVLFKTKEAANLALKKRNLKIRNRELRFAHARQDTTPSKRKKSPTADSPAKRLAMNSKTPVRNTGSNTKASSISYQGFRATKSGGLEKKLKHQKRNGAVRMKSKTQQGEKRKEKRPAVAARKAKEKVRKEGGHAKQAGQKRKLDSRTPESFNVKKKAKKFR; encoded by the exons ATGGGCAAAAAGAAACCCAAAGATCTCGAAGCAGCCTCCGCTTCGCAAAGCGACACAGCTCCTCCTGCCTCCGACATTTTCAAGAGCCTTTTCGGTGATGTTGAGCAAAACGAAGCCGTTTCCTCCATCTTCTCCGATAGCAATCCCTTCAAGAGAAAGTTCCAAGAGCTGGGTGCTGAATTAGGTAATGTCAAATCCGGTGAAAACCCTAAAATTAACGATACTGAAAATTCTAATCTTGATGTGTTGAAGAGAAACCGACTTGAAGAGAAGCAGCGGAATCTTGATCAAGTTTCAAttgaagaagaagcaaaagacACTCCTTTGGTTGCGAGGAAATGGAAAAAACTAAAAATCCGAAACTCTGATTTCGGTTCTGTAtcagaagatggagaagaaaacCCTAGCATGGGTTCTGGTTCTAGCCCAGAGAACAAGAACCCTAGCTTGGTGGTTGAGCCAAAGGCAGAGCTAACCCATAATGAGAAAAGCAACAAcaagagaaagaagagaaagagagatgaGGTAGAGAGAGAATACGAGGCCCAAAAGTATGGTGTAAGGCCAGACGATGATGCAAATGCGGTTGTTGTTGGAGAGAAGAGGAAAAAGGCGGATAATGAAGCTGATTCGTTAGTTTCGAAGGATGGAGAGGAGTTTGATGATGAGAGCAAGCTGTTGAGGACGGTGTTTGTGGGTAACTTGCCTCTGAAGATTAAGAAGAAGGCTCTAATGAAGGAGTTTGGCCAGTTTGGGGAGATTGATTCTGTGAGGATACGTTCTGTACCCATTGTAGAT ACCAAGATACCCAAAAAGGGGGCCGTTATACTGAAGAAAATCAATGATTCTGCTGACAG TGTTCATGCTTACATTGTTTTCAAAACAGAGCAATCTGCAGAGGCATCTCTGGCCCATAATATGGCTTTG GTTGGAGGACATCATATTCGTGTTGACAGGGCATGCCCACCTCGTAAGAAATTAAAGGTTGAGGATACTCCACTTTATGATAACAAAAGGACACTTTTTGTGGGTAACCTCCCATTTGATGTGAAG GATGAAGAAATTTATCAGCTCTTTTCTGAAATCAAAGATCTTGAGTCCAGCATTGAAGCTGTTCGAGTTGTCAGGGATCCTCATATTGGTCTGGGGAAGGGTATTGCCTATGTATTGTTTAAAACGAAG GAAGCTGCAAATTTGGCATTGAAGAAAAGAAACTTAAAGATTCGAAATCGAGAATTGAGGTTCGCACACGCCAGACAAGATACTACACCATCCAAGAGAAAGAAGTCACCCACAGCTGATTCACCAGCCAAGAGATTGGCAATGAATTCTAAGACTCCTGTCCGAAACACTGGATCAAATACAAAAGCTTCTTCTATTTCCTACCAGGGATTTCGGGCTACCAAATCTGGTGGCCTTGAAAAGAAACTCAAGCATCAAAAACGAAATGGAGCAGTCAGAATGAAATCAAAGACTCAGCAAGGAGAAAAGCGCAAGGAAAAAAGACCAGCTGTTGCTGCAAGGAAGGCGAAAGAAAAAGTACGTAAAGAAGGTGGCCATGCAAAACAAGCAGGTCAAAAGCGGAAGCTGGACAGTAGGACTCCAGAAAGTTTCAACGTCAAGAAGAAGGCCAAAAAATTTAGGTAG